One window from the genome of Bradyrhizobium xenonodulans encodes:
- a CDS encoding MFS transporter yields MTLTSTAPLHASSRAEATPSKLPKRAALVSFVGSMLEYYDFFIYGTAAALIFPKVFFANVDPSTATLLALLSFGIGYIARPVGAVILGHFGDRIGRKTVLLFTLVLMGGSTLAIGLLPDAKAIGNAAPVILTLLRLLQGLSAAGEQSGANSLTLEHSANSNRAFFTSWTLSGTQAGAILATLVFIPVSGLPEEQLLSWGWRIPFLLSFVVLVVAYLVRRTMPETPVFENIKDKAQVARFPVVTLLRDYWPDVLRVITCALIATVSTMTAVFALGYATSKFGVARPTMLWAGVLGNVTALITQPLWALLADRIGRKPVFIGGVLGCAVLVFPYFMLVTSGNTPAIFAAAMILSGIIYAAPNAIWPSFYAEMFEARVRYSGTAIGTQLGFLAAGFTPLVSASLVGEGANGWLPVAIFVACCCIVSAASAATARETHTVDIADLGKRRA; encoded by the coding sequence ATGACGTTGACGTCAACCGCACCGCTGCACGCCTCATCCCGCGCGGAGGCCACGCCGAGCAAGCTGCCCAAGCGCGCGGCGCTGGTCAGCTTCGTCGGCAGCATGCTCGAATACTACGACTTCTTCATCTACGGCACCGCGGCGGCGCTGATCTTTCCAAAAGTGTTCTTTGCCAATGTCGATCCCTCGACGGCGACGCTGCTCGCGCTGCTCTCCTTCGGCATCGGTTACATCGCGCGCCCGGTCGGCGCGGTCATTCTCGGCCATTTTGGCGACCGCATCGGCCGCAAGACGGTACTGCTGTTCACGCTGGTCCTGATGGGCGGCTCGACGCTCGCCATCGGCCTGTTGCCGGACGCCAAGGCAATCGGCAATGCCGCGCCCGTCATCCTGACGCTGCTGCGCCTGTTGCAGGGTCTCTCGGCCGCCGGCGAGCAGAGTGGGGCGAATTCGCTGACGCTGGAGCACTCCGCCAATTCCAATCGCGCCTTCTTCACGAGCTGGACCCTGAGCGGCACCCAGGCCGGCGCGATCCTCGCAACGCTGGTGTTCATCCCGGTGTCGGGCCTGCCGGAGGAGCAATTGCTGAGCTGGGGTTGGCGCATTCCGTTCCTGCTGTCGTTCGTCGTGCTCGTGGTCGCCTATCTGGTGCGGCGGACCATGCCGGAGACGCCCGTGTTCGAGAACATCAAGGACAAGGCGCAGGTGGCGCGCTTCCCGGTCGTCACGCTGCTGCGCGACTACTGGCCCGACGTGCTGCGCGTGATCACCTGTGCGCTGATCGCCACGGTAAGCACGATGACCGCCGTGTTCGCGCTCGGCTATGCCACCAGCAAGTTCGGCGTCGCGCGTCCGACCATGCTGTGGGCCGGCGTGCTCGGCAACGTCACGGCGCTGATCACCCAGCCGCTGTGGGCCCTGCTGGCCGACAGGATCGGCCGCAAGCCAGTGTTCATCGGCGGCGTGCTCGGCTGCGCCGTGCTGGTGTTCCCCTATTTCATGCTGGTGACATCGGGGAATACGCCGGCGATCTTCGCTGCGGCGATGATCCTCTCGGGCATCATCTATGCCGCGCCGAACGCGATCTGGCCGTCCTTCTATGCCGAGATGTTCGAGGCACGCGTGCGCTATTCCGGCACCGCGATCGGCACGCAGCTCGGCTTTCTCGCCGCCGGCTTCACGCCGCTGGTGAGCGCGAGCCTGGTCGGCGAGGGGGCGAACGGCTGGCTTCCCGTGGCGATCTTCGTCGCCTGCTGCTGCATCGTCTCGGCGGCATCGGCCGCAACCGCGCGCGAAACCCACACCGTCGACATCGCCGATCTCGGCAAGCGGCGCGCTTGA
- a CDS encoding TetR/AcrR family transcriptional regulator: MLERMPPPSKRTNDPERTKRDILEVAMAEFASEGYSGARVDAIAARTRTSKRMIYYYFGGKEQLYLAVLEEAYRSIRALEDQLDIESCDAREGLRRLIEATFDHDERNPNFIRLVSIENIHHGKHLKQNLQLRQLNASVIATLDGILERGRREGAFRDDVDAIDLHLAISSYCFFRVANRHTFGALFDRDLSEPKVLAKSRTQIVEMILAWLEAK, translated from the coding sequence ATGCTCGAGCGCATGCCGCCCCCATCCAAGCGCACCAACGATCCTGAGCGCACCAAGCGCGACATCCTCGAAGTGGCGATGGCCGAATTCGCCTCGGAGGGCTATTCCGGCGCCCGCGTCGATGCGATCGCGGCGCGCACGCGCACGTCGAAGCGGATGATCTATTACTATTTCGGCGGCAAGGAGCAGCTCTACCTTGCGGTGCTGGAAGAAGCCTATCGCAGCATCCGCGCGCTGGAGGACCAGCTCGACATCGAAAGCTGCGACGCCCGCGAGGGTTTGCGCCGGCTGATCGAGGCCACATTCGACCATGACGAGCGCAACCCCAACTTCATCCGCCTCGTCTCAATCGAGAACATCCACCACGGCAAGCACCTGAAGCAGAATCTGCAATTGCGCCAGCTCAACGCCAGCGTGATCGCAACCCTCGACGGCATCCTCGAGCGTGGCCGCAGAGAGGGCGCCTTCCGCGACGACGTCGACGCCATCGACCTGCATCTCGCCATAAGCTCCTACTGCTTCTTCCGCGTCGCCAACCGCCACACGTTCGGGGCGCTGTTCGACCGCGACCTCAGCGAGCCAAAAGTGCTGGCGAAGAGCCGGACGCAGATCGTGGAGATGATCTTGGCGTGGCTGGAGGCGAAGTGA
- a CDS encoding ABC transporter permease, with product MTRTSPARIVLYVISALVLVYLILPVLIIAPISFSSARFLTFPPPSFSLRWYQQYFANPAWMQATKVTLTVALLTVLIATPCGVAAAYAISQSKLRIMRIIHMALLLPLVVPIIITAVGIFFVYAKVGLVATMPGLVLANVMLGLPYVVISVLAGLQSFDPAQEMVARSLGMNRLRSFFAVTLPQIKSSVVAGGIFAFISAMDETIVALFISGGQYQPLTKRMFTALRDEIDPTIAAISTLMTAASFMLVLLASTRQKRGG from the coding sequence ATGACGCGCACATCGCCCGCACGGATTGTCCTCTACGTGATCAGCGCGCTGGTGCTGGTCTATCTGATCCTGCCGGTGCTGATCATCGCGCCGATCTCGTTCTCCAGCGCGCGCTTCCTGACGTTCCCGCCGCCGTCCTTCTCGCTGCGCTGGTACCAGCAATATTTCGCCAATCCGGCCTGGATGCAGGCGACAAAGGTAACGCTGACGGTCGCGCTTCTGACGGTGCTGATCGCAACGCCGTGTGGGGTTGCCGCCGCCTATGCCATCAGCCAGTCGAAGCTGCGGATCATGCGCATCATTCACATGGCGCTGCTCTTGCCGCTGGTGGTGCCGATCATCATCACGGCGGTCGGCATCTTTTTCGTCTATGCCAAGGTCGGCCTGGTCGCGACCATGCCCGGCCTCGTGCTGGCGAATGTGATGCTGGGCTTGCCTTACGTCGTCATCTCGGTGCTGGCGGGCCTGCAGAGTTTCGATCCCGCGCAGGAGATGGTGGCGCGCAGCCTCGGCATGAACCGGCTGCGCAGCTTCTTCGCGGTGACGCTGCCGCAGATCAAGTCGAGCGTGGTCGCCGGCGGCATCTTCGCCTTCATCTCGGCGATGGACGAGACCATCGTCGCCCTGTTCATCTCCGGCGGCCAGTATCAGCCGCTGACCAAGCGCATGTTCACTGCGCTCCGCGACGAGATCGACCCGACCATTGCCGCGATCTCGACGCTAATGACGGCGGCCTCCTTCATGCTGGTGCTGCTGGCGAGCACGCGGCAGAAAAGGGGCGGCTGA
- a CDS encoding ABC transporter permease, which produces MLALVSPALLVILALIVLPVGWLAWQSIYHDGFTLENYRRVFTEDIYWRSFALTFEISLAVTLIALLLGYPVAYLANSLPKGWSILILSLVVLPFWTSVLVRAYAWLALLQRTGVINQFLRYLDVISEPLALVHNTFGTVVATVHILLPFMVLPLYATMQKIPGDLMQAGASLGASPSLTFMRVFLPLSLPGVLAGCTMVFVLCLGFYITPELLGGGRTVMVSMLVSRNVELYNQFGAASAVAVVLLLSVLAIFFVVSRFISLDRVLGQK; this is translated from the coding sequence ATGCTGGCATTGGTGTCGCCGGCGCTGCTGGTGATCCTGGCTCTGATCGTGCTGCCGGTCGGCTGGCTCGCCTGGCAGTCGATCTACCATGACGGCTTCACGCTGGAGAACTATCGCCGCGTCTTCACCGAGGACATCTACTGGCGCAGCTTTGCGCTGACCTTCGAGATCAGCCTTGCGGTCACACTGATCGCGTTGCTGCTCGGCTATCCCGTGGCCTATCTCGCCAATTCATTGCCGAAGGGATGGAGTATCCTCATCCTGTCGCTGGTCGTGCTGCCGTTCTGGACCAGCGTGCTGGTGCGCGCCTATGCCTGGCTGGCGCTGCTCCAGCGCACCGGCGTGATCAACCAGTTTTTGCGCTATCTCGATGTGATCTCCGAGCCGCTCGCGCTGGTCCACAACACCTTCGGCACGGTGGTAGCGACAGTGCACATCCTGCTGCCGTTCATGGTGCTCCCGCTCTATGCGACCATGCAGAAGATTCCGGGCGACCTGATGCAGGCCGGCGCCAGCCTTGGCGCGAGCCCGTCGCTCACCTTCATGCGCGTGTTCCTGCCCCTGTCACTGCCGGGTGTGCTCGCGGGCTGCACCATGGTGTTCGTGCTCTGCCTCGGCTTCTACATCACGCCCGAGCTGCTCGGCGGCGGCCGCACCGTGATGGTGTCGATGCTGGTGAGCCGCAATGTCGAGCTCTACAACCAGTTCGGGGCTGCCAGCGCCGTCGCGGTGGTGCTGCTCCTGAGCGTGCTCGCGATCTTCTTCGTCGTCAGCCGCTTCATCTCGCTCGATCGCGTGCTGGGGCAGAAATGA
- a CDS encoding ABC transporter substrate-binding protein, protein MTMKQSFGLGCALLGAIGLTNAADAAEQITFVSQGGAYQQAQTVAILDPSAKKLGITINQDSIPDAWPAIKTQVGSGKPIWDVVDTPTGNCLRGGEQGLMEKLDFSKIPNGAAMPEAYRSPYSVSYEFYSSVLSYSQKTFPKDAPNSWADFWDVKKFPGRRALRNHPFATLEAALMADGVAPDKLYPLDVDRAFKKLEEIKPHITVWWTSGAQSAQLLNDGEVDMEMAWNGRVSAVAKEGAKVSFTYNQGILQSTSLCILKGAPNLATAVKFLNEAVDPVHQANLPLNIDYGPGNPKAFETGVIKPERAAQLPSEPANAAKQALMSYAWWSSSAGEAAEKRWASFMQK, encoded by the coding sequence ATGACGATGAAGCAGAGTTTTGGTTTGGGTTGCGCGCTGCTGGGCGCAATCGGCTTGACCAATGCGGCTGATGCCGCCGAGCAGATCACCTTCGTCTCGCAGGGCGGCGCCTATCAGCAGGCGCAGACGGTGGCGATCCTCGATCCCTCCGCCAAGAAGCTCGGCATCACCATCAACCAGGATTCCATCCCCGACGCCTGGCCCGCGATCAAGACCCAGGTCGGCAGCGGCAAGCCGATCTGGGACGTCGTCGACACGCCCACCGGCAACTGCCTGCGTGGCGGCGAGCAGGGGCTGATGGAGAAGCTCGACTTCTCGAAGATTCCCAACGGCGCGGCAATGCCGGAGGCCTATCGCAGTCCTTATTCGGTATCCTATGAGTTCTATTCCAGCGTGCTGTCCTACAGCCAGAAGACGTTCCCGAAGGACGCGCCGAACAGCTGGGCCGATTTCTGGGACGTCAAGAAATTCCCTGGCCGCCGCGCGCTGCGCAACCACCCGTTCGCCACGCTGGAGGCGGCGCTGATGGCCGACGGCGTCGCGCCCGACAAGCTCTATCCGCTCGACGTCGACCGCGCTTTCAAGAAGCTCGAGGAGATCAAGCCGCATATCACGGTGTGGTGGACCTCGGGCGCGCAGTCGGCGCAGCTCCTCAACGACGGCGAGGTCGACATGGAGATGGCCTGGAACGGCCGCGTCAGCGCGGTCGCCAAGGAGGGCGCGAAGGTGTCCTTCACCTACAACCAGGGCATTTTGCAGAGCACCTCGCTGTGCATCCTCAAGGGCGCGCCGAACCTCGCCACGGCAGTGAAGTTCCTCAACGAAGCCGTCGATCCCGTGCACCAGGCCAATTTGCCGCTCAACATCGACTACGGCCCGGGCAATCCCAAGGCGTTCGAGACGGGCGTGATCAAGCCCGAGCGCGCCGCGCAATTGCCAAGCGAGCCCGCGAACGCGGCCAAGCAGGCGCTGATGTCCTATGCGTGGTGGTCCTCGTCCGCGGGCGAAGCCGCCGAGAAGCGCTGGGCGTCGTTCATGCAGAAGTAG
- a CDS encoding NAD(P)/FAD-dependent oxidoreductase encodes MTRDWSALPSVNSLWEATAEPARAFPVLSGEQQADVVIIGAGYTGLSAAHHIAKSGLAPVVLEANRPGWGASGRNGGVITAKFRLSFREIDAVHGRAMAKRMYEIAHESTDMVEELVSEFGITSANLTRTGQVKAAHNETTLKAAIDEASWMTREMGDAEVRVLDKHGVRDETGSDIFVGGVLNPGSGGIHPLNYLRGLADGVARRGVSIFQESPVIKLRRENGGIVAETPRGAVRAKQAIIATNSYSDLTGATAHMQRTLIPFRSAMVATEQLPRNLAGRLMPTGRTYTETKRMMRWFRMVDNRVIFGGRGAFGKQDSQASFDALRKAMVGIFPDLADVPLAYKWSGLVGMTLDSVPHIGRLDDRTLVSMGYNGAGVAMSSLMGRYLVAFVRGESPEVGLLDIGRMKAIPFYPLREPAVRMVAGWYQFLDAIGR; translated from the coding sequence ATGACACGGGACTGGAGCGCGCTGCCATCGGTCAATTCGCTGTGGGAAGCCACGGCGGAGCCCGCGCGTGCGTTTCCCGTGCTGTCGGGTGAGCAACAGGCCGATGTGGTGATCATCGGTGCGGGCTATACGGGCCTGTCCGCTGCGCATCACATCGCCAAGAGCGGGCTTGCTCCGGTCGTGCTCGAAGCCAACCGCCCTGGCTGGGGTGCCAGCGGGCGCAATGGCGGCGTGATCACCGCAAAGTTTCGCCTGTCGTTCCGCGAGATCGACGCCGTGCATGGCCGCGCCATGGCGAAGCGGATGTACGAGATCGCGCATGAATCGACCGACATGGTCGAGGAGCTGGTGTCCGAGTTCGGCATCACCAGCGCAAACCTGACGCGCACCGGTCAGGTCAAGGCCGCGCACAACGAGACGACCCTGAAGGCCGCGATCGACGAGGCCAGCTGGATGACGCGCGAGATGGGCGATGCGGAGGTCCGCGTCCTCGATAAGCACGGCGTGCGTGACGAGACGGGTTCCGACATCTTCGTCGGCGGCGTGCTCAATCCCGGCTCCGGCGGCATTCATCCGCTGAACTATCTGCGCGGGCTCGCCGACGGTGTCGCGCGCCGCGGCGTTTCCATCTTCCAGGAGTCGCCGGTGATCAAGCTCCGGCGCGAGAACGGCGGCATCGTCGCGGAGACGCCGCGAGGCGCGGTGCGCGCCAAACAGGCGATCATCGCCACCAACAGCTATTCCGATCTCACCGGCGCGACTGCGCATATGCAGCGCACGCTGATCCCGTTCCGCAGCGCCATGGTCGCAACCGAACAATTGCCGCGTAATCTCGCAGGACGCCTGATGCCGACCGGGCGGACCTACACCGAGACCAAGCGCATGATGCGCTGGTTCCGCATGGTCGACAACCGCGTGATCTTTGGTGGCCGCGGCGCTTTCGGCAAGCAGGACTCGCAAGCCTCGTTCGATGCGCTGCGCAAGGCGATGGTCGGCATCTTCCCGGATCTGGCCGATGTGCCGCTCGCCTACAAATGGTCGGGCCTCGTCGGCATGACGCTGGATTCGGTGCCGCATATCGGCCGGCTCGACGACCGCACGCTGGTCTCCATGGGCTACAACGGCGCCGGCGTTGCGATGTCGAGCCTGATGGGCCGCTATCTCGTCGCCTTCGTGCGCGGCGAGAGCCCCGAGGTCGGGCTGCTCGATATCGGGCGCATGAAGGCGATCCCGTTCTATCCGCTGCGCGAGCCCGCCGTGCGCATGGTCGCCGGCTGGTACCAGTTTCTCGATGCGATCGGTCGGTAG
- a CDS encoding HAD family hydrolase, giving the protein MSSAASFSNFKVLTFDVVGTLIDFETGVLAAVRRISGKSPAELSDDKIFESYKRGRDKHYERSSEVMFHVYRYLAKELGLPAEDASCDMFQLAVLRWGPFSDSVEALKRLRTKFRLVAMTNADRVALSCYAHALGDPFDDTVCADDTGVAKPNPEFFAYNKGRQSAFGYKQSDILHVAQSQYHDIGIARKLGYKVCWIERRQGIAGFGGTPAVETLTKPDFHFPTLKALADAAIGPAA; this is encoded by the coding sequence ATGTCGTCAGCAGCCTCGTTCAGCAATTTCAAGGTTCTCACCTTCGATGTCGTCGGCACCTTGATCGATTTCGAGACCGGTGTGCTCGCCGCGGTGCGCAGGATCTCGGGCAAGTCGCCGGCCGAGCTCAGCGACGACAAGATCTTCGAATCCTACAAGCGTGGCCGTGACAAACATTATGAGCGTTCGAGCGAGGTGATGTTCCACGTCTACCGCTATCTCGCCAAGGAGCTCGGGCTGCCGGCCGAGGATGCGTCCTGCGACATGTTCCAGCTTGCCGTGCTGCGCTGGGGGCCGTTTTCCGATTCGGTCGAGGCGCTGAAGCGCTTGCGCACGAAGTTTCGGCTGGTCGCGATGACCAATGCCGACCGGGTCGCGCTGTCCTGCTACGCGCACGCGCTCGGCGATCCCTTCGACGACACCGTCTGCGCCGACGACACCGGCGTGGCCAAGCCGAATCCGGAGTTCTTCGCCTACAACAAGGGCCGTCAGTCCGCGTTCGGCTACAAGCAGTCCGACATCTTGCATGTCGCGCAGAGCCAGTACCACGACATCGGGATTGCGCGGAAGCTCGGCTACAAGGTGTGCTGGATCGAGCGCCGTCAGGGTATCGCCGGCTTCGGCGGCACGCCTGCGGTCGAGACATTGACAAAACCGGACTTCCACTTCCCGACGCTGAAGGCACTGGCCGACGCGGCGATCGGGCCGGCGGCGTAA
- a CDS encoding ABC transporter ATP-binding protein, which produces MDKRAESVEIRSASKAYGAVRALDDVSLNVGAGEFVSLLGPSGSGKTTLLGILGGFILPSSGTILFGGRDVTWMPPHKRDIGVVFQNYALFPHMSVGENVAFPLRARRLPKASWPDKVRAALSMVGLAGYEERGIAQLSGGQRQRVALARAMIFEPRLILMDEPLSALDKQLRESMQIELRALHRRIGATIIYVTHDQREALTMSDRVAVMKDGRLIQIDEPERLHDHPADSFVASFIGEATMLPVRRVDAASVALGNALLRSARAIPDGDALMLAVHSEKLLIDDGAQDAACNRLTGTVTDIVYQGESLRIFLALADGIALSLRQPSYHQAYSRIPALGGSLTVTLHPEDTIVVPRVGD; this is translated from the coding sequence TTGGACAAACGAGCGGAAAGCGTCGAGATCAGGTCCGCGAGCAAGGCGTACGGCGCCGTTCGCGCTCTCGACGACGTCTCCCTCAATGTCGGCGCCGGCGAGTTCGTCTCGCTGCTCGGCCCCTCCGGCTCCGGCAAGACCACGCTGCTCGGCATTCTCGGCGGCTTCATCCTGCCATCGTCAGGTACGATCCTGTTCGGCGGCCGCGACGTCACCTGGATGCCACCGCACAAGCGCGACATCGGCGTCGTGTTCCAGAACTACGCGCTGTTCCCGCATATGAGCGTCGGCGAGAACGTCGCCTTTCCCCTACGCGCGCGGCGCCTGCCAAAAGCAAGCTGGCCCGACAAGGTGCGCGCCGCGCTTTCGATGGTCGGCCTCGCCGGTTATGAGGAGCGCGGCATCGCGCAGCTCTCCGGCGGCCAGCGCCAGCGCGTCGCGCTCGCGCGCGCCATGATCTTCGAGCCGCGCCTGATCCTGATGGACGAGCCGCTCTCCGCGCTCGACAAGCAGCTTCGCGAATCCATGCAGATCGAGCTGCGCGCGCTGCACCGGCGCATCGGCGCCACCATCATCTACGTCACCCACGACCAGCGCGAGGCGCTGACCATGAGCGACCGCGTCGCCGTGATGAAGGACGGCCGCCTGATCCAGATCGACGAGCCCGAGCGGCTGCACGATCATCCCGCGGATTCCTTCGTGGCGAGCTTCATCGGCGAAGCCACGATGCTGCCGGTCCGCCGTGTCGATGCGGCCAGCGTCGCGCTCGGCAATGCGCTGCTGCGCAGCGCCCGCGCCATCCCCGACGGCGATGCCCTGATGCTGGCCGTTCACAGCGAAAAGCTGCTGATCGACGATGGCGCGCAGGATGCCGCCTGCAACCGCCTGACCGGCACGGTCACGGATATCGTGTATCAGGGCGAGAGCCTGCGCATTTTTCTCGCGCTCGCCGATGGCATCGCCCTCAGCCTGCGCCAGCCGAGCTATCACCAGGCCTATAGCCGGATTCCGGCGCTCGGCGGCAGCCTCACCGTCACCCTTCATCCCGAAGACACCATCGTCGTGCCCAGGGTGGGGGACTGA
- a CDS encoding LysR family transcriptional regulator → MPELRRMLPSSNALFVFDAAARNGSFTAAAAELNVTQPAVSRMLGQFEEHLGVRLFDRKAGRAVLTEEGELLYRRVLDGFRSIETGLVEIERRRKGTETVTLSVSSAFTTHWLMPRIDKLQKQFPQVDLRFQLISGALRGPVENVDLGMRFRDRDEPSSGGMLVMKEVMLPMCSPAYLGETDPAEGNTIIRLAETPGDWAADYASLLTGRRGAAKGLSFSDYAVVMQAALLGQGIALGWLTVASHWLLTGALVPASDRLTTTSRICEFLPPRNRPMRPIAAEIRDWIIAQMKSEIAALDRLYPQLGAMAACY, encoded by the coding sequence ATGCCCGAGCTGCGCCGGATGCTGCCCTCCAGTAACGCCCTGTTCGTCTTCGACGCAGCGGCGCGCAATGGCAGCTTCACGGCCGCGGCCGCCGAATTGAACGTCACGCAGCCGGCGGTGAGCCGGATGCTCGGTCAGTTCGAGGAGCATCTCGGCGTGCGCCTGTTCGATCGCAAAGCGGGCCGCGCGGTGCTCACCGAGGAAGGCGAGCTGCTCTATCGCCGCGTGCTCGACGGCTTTCGCAGCATCGAGACCGGGCTCGTCGAGATCGAGCGGCGCCGCAAGGGCACTGAGACGGTGACGCTGTCGGTGTCCTCCGCCTTCACCACGCATTGGCTGATGCCGCGCATCGACAAGCTCCAGAAGCAGTTTCCGCAGGTCGATCTGCGTTTCCAGCTCATCTCCGGCGCGCTGCGCGGACCGGTCGAGAATGTCGATCTCGGCATGCGCTTTCGCGACCGCGACGAGCCGTCGTCGGGCGGCATGCTGGTGATGAAGGAGGTCATGCTGCCGATGTGCAGCCCTGCCTATCTCGGCGAGACCGATCCCGCTGAAGGCAATACCATCATCCGCCTTGCCGAGACGCCGGGCGACTGGGCCGCGGATTACGCCTCGCTTCTCACCGGACGTCGCGGTGCGGCCAAGGGGCTTAGCTTCAGCGATTATGCCGTCGTGATGCAGGCCGCCCTGCTCGGCCAGGGCATCGCGCTCGGCTGGCTCACGGTGGCCTCGCACTGGCTTTTGACCGGCGCGCTGGTGCCGGCCTCCGACCGGCTCACCACCACAAGCCGCATCTGCGAATTCCTGCCACCGCGCAACCGGCCGATGCGCCCCATCGCCGCCGAGATCCGCGACTGGATCATCGCGCAGATGAAAAGCGAGATCGCCGCGCTCGACCGGCTCTATCCGCAGCTCGGCGCGATGGCGGCGTGCTACTAA
- the uxuA gene encoding mannonate dehydratase → MMLEGWRWYGPDDPVSLDDVRQAGATDIVSALHQVPIGEAWTRKAVEERKNFIENGQPGRSKLTWSVVESIPIPDDVKRLGAKATKSIDAWIASLEAVAAAGIKIICYNFMPVVDWCRTDLEWELPNGARAMRFDQDRFAAFELHILKRPAAVQEYSPEQQARAKKLFDQMSQADIDYLVMVIASALPGSTTEPMTIPQFRGRLETYRDITPKILRQHLAEFLGRVAPVAEQLGVSLTLHPDDPPRPLFGLPRVASSAEDYQALFDAVPSKANGICLCTGSLGVRAENDLPAMAERFGPRIAFAHLRATKREADGLSFYESDHLDGDVDMVAVLKALLKENARRSADNQIVFRPDHGHRMLDDLAATKRTNPGYTAIGRLRGLAELRGAIRAIEHR, encoded by the coding sequence ATGATGCTCGAAGGTTGGCGCTGGTACGGGCCGGATGATCCGGTCTCGCTCGACGATGTCAGGCAGGCCGGGGCGACCGATATCGTCTCGGCGCTGCATCAGGTTCCGATCGGGGAAGCCTGGACGCGCAAGGCGGTCGAGGAGCGCAAGAATTTCATCGAGAACGGCCAGCCCGGCCGCTCAAAGCTGACCTGGTCGGTGGTGGAGTCGATTCCGATCCCCGACGACGTCAAGCGCCTCGGAGCCAAGGCAACGAAATCCATCGACGCCTGGATCGCGAGCCTGGAGGCGGTCGCGGCCGCCGGCATCAAGATCATCTGCTATAATTTCATGCCTGTCGTCGACTGGTGCCGCACCGATCTGGAATGGGAGCTGCCGAACGGCGCCCGCGCCATGCGCTTCGACCAGGACCGCTTTGCCGCGTTCGAGCTGCATATCCTCAAGCGCCCGGCCGCAGTGCAGGAATATTCGCCCGAGCAGCAGGCACGGGCGAAAAAGCTGTTCGACCAGATGAGCCAGGCCGATATCGACTATCTCGTCATGGTCATCGCCAGCGCGCTGCCGGGCTCCACCACCGAGCCGATGACCATCCCGCAATTCCGTGGCCGGCTGGAAACCTATCGCGACATCACGCCAAAGATCTTGCGGCAGCATCTCGCCGAGTTCCTGGGCCGCGTCGCACCCGTCGCGGAGCAGCTCGGCGTGTCGCTGACGCTGCACCCCGACGATCCGCCGCGGCCGCTGTTCGGCCTGCCGCGTGTCGCATCCAGCGCGGAGGACTATCAGGCGCTGTTCGATGCCGTGCCGTCCAAGGCCAACGGCATCTGCCTGTGCACGGGCTCGCTTGGCGTGCGCGCCGAGAACGACTTGCCCGCGATGGCCGAACGCTTCGGCCCGCGCATCGCGTTTGCGCATCTGCGTGCGACCAAGCGCGAGGCCGACGGCCTGTCGTTCTACGAGTCCGACCATCTCGATGGTGACGTCGACATGGTCGCGGTGCTGAAGGCGTTGCTGAAGGAGAACGCGCGGCGGTCAGCCGACAACCAAATCGTGTTCCGCCCCGATCACGGCCACCGCATGCTCGATGATCTCGCCGCCACCAAGCGCACCAATCCCGGCTACACCGCGATCGGCCGCCTCCGCGGCCTCGCCGAGCTCCGCGGCGCGATCCGCGCGATCGAGCATCGTTGA